A genomic segment from Phragmites australis chromosome 6, lpPhrAust1.1, whole genome shotgun sequence encodes:
- the LOC133922179 gene encoding eukaryotic translation initiation factor 4B3-like produces MAVAPAWAKPGSWALAAEEQDDLPPPPPPVVPAADFPDLATAATAKVPKKKKPKAVSLGDFAAGKFVAPASRRDPGPMELPTGPRERTEEELANARGFGAARWGGAGGGGGPRSSDEPRRGGSGSEDFGPSRADEADDWGAGKKPPMDRRERIGGFGGDLSAPRADDVDDWVSAKRSAPAPYPERRERVGGDSHSRSDDSASWVSSKSYSALPPPPADGRRGGPVWGFNRDGGPDTDSWGRRREEVTNGGGNMAGRPRLNLQKRTLPLANGIDGEEDYKEKGEERPRSRSSNPFGAARPREEVLAAKGENWRKEEPKVEKLEIQPRTRSSNPFGAARPREEVLAEKGEDWRKIDEKLEAMKVREAPPERRSLGRRGSPVAGEENGNAQGPESRAERAWKKPDAVDPAKESEEGSETTDKSVPAN; encoded by the coding sequence ATGGCCGTCGCCCCCGCGTGGGCCAAGCCCGGCTCCTGGGCCCTCGCCGCCGAGGAGCAGGACGACctccccccgccgccgccgcccgtcgtCCCCGCCGCCGACTTCCCCGACCTCGCCACCGCTGCCACCGCCAAGGTccccaagaagaagaagcccaaGGCCGTCTCCCTCGGCGACTTTGCCGCCGGCAAGTTCGTTGCCCCCGCCTCCCGCAGGGACCCCGGCCCCATGGAGCTCCCCACGGGCCCCCGCGAGCGCACCGAGGAGGAGCTCGCAAACGCGCGCGGCTTCGGGGCCGCGCGATGGGGcggtgccggcggcggcggcggcccccgCTCCTCCGACGAGCCGCGCCGCGGCGGATCTGGCTCCGAGGACTTTGGTCCGTCGCGGGCCGACGAGGCGGACGACTGGGGCGCCGGAAAGAAGCCGCCAATGGATAGGAGGGAGAGGATTGGAGGGTTCGGTGGGGACCTCTCTGCTCCGCGTGCCGATGACGTCGACGACTGGGTGTCCGCCAAGAGGTCGGCACCCGCCCCGTACCCGGAGAGGAGGGAGCGCGTCGGAGGCGACTCGCACTCGCGCTCTGATGACTCCGCGAGCTGGGTCTCCAGCAAGAGCTATTCTGCACTGCCGCCCCCTCCTGCTGATggccggaggggtggcccggtTTGGGGTTTCAACCGGGACGGAGGCCCAGATACAGATTCTTGGGggagaaggagggaggaggTGACCAATGGTGGGGGGAACATGGCTGGCCGGCCCCGCCTGAACTTGCAGAAGCGGACCTTGCCGCTTGCCAATGGCATTGATGGAGAGGAGGATTATaaagagaagggagaggagCGACCCAGGAGCAGGTCTTCAAACCCGTTCGGGGCAGCCCGCCCACGCGAGGAGGTGCTTGCAGCAAAGGGGGAGAACTGGAGGAAGGAGGAGCCTAAGGTGGAGAAGTTAGAGATTCAACCAAGAACCAGGTCATCCAACCCGTTCGGAGCAGCTCGCCCACGTGAGGAGGTGCTTGCTGAAAAGGGAGAGGATTGGAGGAAAATTGATGAGAAACTTGAGGCGATGAAGGTGCGGGAGGCACCGCCGGAGAGGAGGTCCTTGGGGAGGAGGGGTTCTCCTGTCGCAGGAGAGGAGAATGGGAATGCTCAAGGACCAGAGAGCCGTGCTGAGAGAGCTTGGAAGAAGCCTGATGCAGTTGATCCTGCTAAAGAATCTGAAGAAGG